In Agarivorans gilvus, one genomic interval encodes:
- a CDS encoding DUF6795 domain-containing protein: MSGQLTENGKPLVGVRLKRSYEFIDITDGEIHDYTTTDNEGRFSFPELTMQSRHADNPSRTNVIWQGIRIDSKDPNQTEEDEVYLWDANSRGVKHVSYFTEMLSDLNCDLSAEEETIYIIHSDYPTGVVTLPVTSVCRWPIRAEIEKKKAADIEELGELQNLDKYGDINGLI; encoded by the coding sequence GTGAGCGGACAACTCACTGAGAATGGTAAACCCTTAGTAGGCGTGAGACTAAAACGAAGCTATGAGTTTATCGACATCACTGATGGTGAAATACACGACTACACCACAACAGATAACGAAGGGCGCTTTAGCTTTCCTGAGTTAACCATGCAATCTCGTCATGCCGATAACCCCTCTAGAACTAATGTTATCTGGCAAGGTATTCGTATCGATAGCAAAGACCCTAACCAAACTGAAGAAGATGAAGTTTACCTTTGGGATGCTAACTCTCGTGGAGTAAAGCATGTTTCTTATTTTACCGAAATGCTCTCTGATTTGAATTGTGACTTATCTGCTGAAGAGGAGACTATTTATATCATTCATTCTGACTATCCAACTGGAGTTGTAACACTACCAGTTACGAGTGTTTGTCGCTGGCCTATACGGGCAGAAATAGAAAAGAAAAAAGCCGCCGATATTGAAGAGCTTGGCGAACTTCAGAATCTGGATAAATATGGTGATATAAACGGATTGATTTAA
- a CDS encoding ROK family protein, which produces MKRITDTELIRSSNRRDIIQTLRRHGELARVEIGQYTQLSPATITSITSELIQQDLIIEQQGELNAETGRGRPKVKLKLNQQAVYYLAIKLSINEVSLILADLSGKIIHKHTKSVLTVSLSQQQLIDVLCQSFSGFLDKYAIERNKLRGLGLAVQGVTEQQGKGILWSPAVKGQQLELVEQLQQQLQLPVFISNDANCIAVALKNLPQYQEVNSLVAIQLGYGVGMGLWLDDKLYQGEAASNTEFGHTKFSLNGPQCRCGGRGCIEAYVGDYAIYRDASAIYNLPQADMLHPSEKQMLDLNHLAEQPHSPMQQIFTQAGTVLGLGLANVMALFNPQKIVISGPGVRAYPYMEAAMRSTLAENLLPYHQQQDVVEVYNWDEDLTGLGIIAIVQQHTD; this is translated from the coding sequence ATGAAAAGAATTACAGATACCGAGTTAATCAGATCCAGTAACCGTCGCGACATCATTCAAACCCTACGCCGCCACGGCGAACTGGCGCGAGTCGAAATTGGTCAATATACCCAATTAAGCCCTGCCACCATTACCTCCATTACCTCAGAACTCATTCAGCAAGATCTGATTATTGAGCAACAGGGCGAACTCAACGCTGAAACTGGTCGGGGGCGCCCAAAAGTAAAACTGAAGCTGAACCAGCAAGCGGTATATTACTTGGCGATTAAATTGTCGATTAATGAAGTCAGCCTGATTTTGGCCGATCTCAGTGGCAAGATTATTCATAAACATACTAAATCGGTGCTTACCGTTAGCCTCAGCCAACAACAACTGATAGACGTACTGTGCCAAAGCTTTAGTGGCTTTCTCGACAAATACGCCATCGAGCGCAACAAACTACGTGGCCTAGGCCTAGCGGTGCAAGGGGTGACGGAGCAACAAGGCAAAGGCATATTATGGAGCCCGGCCGTTAAAGGGCAGCAATTAGAGTTAGTTGAGCAGCTACAGCAACAACTGCAACTACCGGTATTTATTAGCAACGACGCCAACTGCATTGCCGTGGCGCTAAAAAACCTTCCACAATACCAAGAGGTTAACAGCTTAGTCGCCATTCAATTAGGCTACGGCGTGGGTATGGGCTTATGGCTAGACGACAAGCTTTACCAAGGTGAAGCAGCCTCCAACACCGAATTTGGTCACACTAAATTCAGCTTAAATGGCCCGCAATGTCGCTGTGGTGGCCGCGGCTGTATAGAAGCCTACGTAGGTGACTACGCCATCTACCGCGATGCCAGTGCCATCTATAACCTGCCACAAGCCGACATGCTGCATCCTTCAGAAAAGCAAATGCTCGACCTCAACCACTTAGCCGAGCAGCCGCATTCACCAATGCAGCAAATTTTCACTCAAGCTGGCACCGTTCTAGGCCTAGGTTTAGCCAATGTAATGGCGCTGTTTAACCCACAAAAAATAGTGATTTCAGGACCCGGTGTGCGCGCCTATCCATACATGGAAGCGGCCATGCGTAGTACTCTGGCAGAAAACCTTCTGCCCTATCACCAACAGCAAGACGTGGTAGAAGTATATAACTGGGATGAAGACCTCACCGGCCTTGGCATCATCGCCATTGTGCAGCAGCATACCGATTAG
- a CDS encoding alpha-amylase family glycosyl hydrolase has translation MKKLSIVLLGASLLSAHASAEWNFRGTPNQWLSTPLELVSGNQYQTCQSFGDNNPRFKIDRYGDWNEAYPNADYTVAANKSYDIRFFSDSKTITATEVANCGDIEIEPPEDSWYFRGTANGWQATPMDSSDNITFCTTQTFANDEPRFKIDHYGDWTENYPQADVLVDANSSYDICFNADTKVVTTEKQQCVDDCPITPETLGAVYSPSATTFSLWSPENSNVSVEVDGVSYAMQAVPDFAGYTQVYQATVPGDLHLKPYTFYVNGVQVRDPYGKMAQAGTGDYEAVNIVMDMSRTEPLDGWAARPSLIEREDAIIYELHVRDFTIDASSGVSADKRGKFLGLVEPGTTYQGITTGIDHLKELGVTHVQLLPVYDFATCDGLPDSDPCYNWGYDPRNYNIPEDRYSNVPNDYEQRVREFKTMINEFHKAGIRVIMDVVYNHTYNNEMFENISMQYYTASDLSGTGNSINADVPMVSRMIQDSLEYWVDEYSIDGFRFDLIGIFSYQEVQKWASHLNSKFADRNLLIYGEPWNGYASDPLEGQRVRYGTTHNMVDQHVGVFNGAYREALKGSNDDTRSAYMFNNVAAADSGWAIYDGFRGSPYDANDGRNSTWFRNYAADPEQSINYISAHDNFALWDKVYLSASSNVVQNSSHQVMSFTPPSDLSYAKRVVNFGMGLVLTSQGIPFIHAGDEFLRTKTNHQQISSPNAWNYGDHGGAHNSYNAPDSFNAIRWSNKIANVATFDYFKQLIALRRQHAGLRMNSNQEIAQYLSVSRPEQYAGQVITGHITDPSDSHNLFIVYNSGNNQSITLPAGSWTKVADANGAANASVTGSTVVEGTAVTMFTQQK, from the coding sequence ATGAAAAAGTTATCTATCGTTCTGTTAGGAGCGAGCTTACTGTCTGCGCACGCCAGCGCGGAGTGGAACTTTAGGGGCACGCCAAACCAATGGCTTAGCACCCCGCTAGAATTAGTTTCTGGAAACCAATATCAAACCTGCCAAAGCTTTGGCGACAACAACCCCCGCTTTAAGATTGACCGCTACGGCGACTGGAACGAAGCCTACCCCAATGCCGACTACACCGTTGCGGCTAACAAGAGTTACGACATTCGCTTCTTTAGCGACAGCAAAACCATTACTGCCACCGAAGTCGCCAACTGTGGCGATATAGAAATTGAGCCACCTGAAGACAGCTGGTACTTCCGTGGCACTGCCAATGGCTGGCAAGCCACACCTATGGACAGCAGTGACAACATCACTTTCTGTACCACTCAAACTTTCGCTAACGACGAGCCACGTTTCAAAATCGACCACTATGGCGATTGGACCGAAAACTACCCTCAGGCCGACGTATTGGTAGACGCCAATAGCAGCTACGACATCTGTTTTAATGCCGACACCAAGGTAGTGACCACCGAGAAACAACAGTGCGTGGATGATTGCCCAATCACCCCAGAAACCCTTGGTGCAGTTTACTCACCGTCTGCTACGACTTTCTCCCTATGGTCTCCTGAGAACAGCAACGTTAGCGTAGAAGTGGATGGCGTAAGCTACGCCATGCAAGCGGTGCCTGACTTTGCCGGATACACTCAGGTTTACCAAGCCACCGTGCCAGGCGATCTTCACCTCAAGCCTTATACCTTCTACGTTAATGGCGTACAGGTGCGCGACCCTTACGGGAAAATGGCGCAGGCCGGTACTGGCGATTACGAAGCGGTTAACATTGTGATGGATATGTCCCGCACTGAACCGCTAGACGGTTGGGCAGCACGCCCCAGCTTAATCGAGCGCGAAGATGCGATTATCTACGAGCTGCACGTGCGCGACTTCACCATTGATGCCAGCTCTGGGGTGAGCGCCGACAAGCGCGGTAAGTTCCTAGGTCTAGTTGAACCCGGCACCACTTATCAAGGGATTACAACCGGCATAGACCACCTTAAAGAACTGGGTGTGACTCACGTGCAACTGCTACCAGTTTACGACTTTGCTACCTGTGACGGCTTGCCCGACAGCGACCCTTGTTACAACTGGGGTTACGATCCACGCAACTACAACATTCCAGAAGATCGTTACTCCAACGTGCCTAACGATTATGAGCAGCGAGTGCGAGAATTCAAAACCATGATCAACGAATTCCACAAAGCTGGTATCCGGGTGATTATGGACGTGGTGTATAACCATACTTACAACAACGAAATGTTCGAAAATATTTCCATGCAGTACTACACCGCCAGCGATCTTTCAGGCACCGGCAACTCGATTAACGCCGATGTACCCATGGTCAGCCGGATGATTCAAGACTCGCTTGAATACTGGGTGGATGAATACAGCATCGACGGTTTCCGCTTCGATTTGATTGGTATTTTCTCCTATCAAGAAGTGCAAAAATGGGCCAGCCACTTAAACAGCAAATTTGCTGATCGCAACTTGCTGATTTACGGAGAACCTTGGAATGGTTACGCCAGCGACCCTCTCGAAGGTCAGCGGGTACGCTACGGCACTACTCACAACATGGTTGATCAGCACGTTGGGGTATTTAACGGCGCCTACCGTGAAGCGTTAAAAGGCTCTAACGACGATACGCGCAGCGCCTATATGTTCAACAATGTAGCTGCAGCCGATAGCGGTTGGGCGATTTACGATGGCTTCCGAGGTTCACCCTATGATGCCAACGATGGACGCAACAGTACTTGGTTCCGCAACTATGCCGCCGACCCAGAGCAAAGCATCAATTACATCTCGGCCCACGATAACTTTGCACTATGGGATAAGGTCTACCTCAGCGCGTCTAGCAACGTGGTACAAAATAGCTCTCATCAGGTAATGAGTTTTACTCCACCCAGCGATTTGAGTTACGCCAAACGCGTGGTGAACTTTGGTATGGGGCTAGTGCTTACCAGCCAAGGTATTCCTTTCATCCATGCCGGTGATGAATTCCTGCGCACCAAAACCAATCACCAGCAAATTAGCAGCCCTAACGCATGGAACTACGGCGATCATGGTGGCGCACACAATAGCTACAACGCCCCCGATAGCTTCAATGCCATTCGTTGGTCAAATAAAATTGCCAACGTCGCGACTTTTGATTACTTCAAGCAGCTTATTGCGCTGCGTCGTCAACATGCTGGCCTGCGCATGAACAGCAACCAAGAGATAGCTCAATACCTTAGTGTTAGCCGTCCTGAGCAATATGCTGGACAAGTGATCACCGGCCACATCACCGACCCTAGTGATAGCCATAATTTGTTCATTGTTTATAACAGTGGCAATAACCAAAGCATCACCTTACCTGCAGGGTCTTGGACTAAAGTGGCCGATGCCAACGGCGCGGCGAATGCCAGCGTAACTGGTAGCACAGTGGTTGAAGGCACCGCCGTGACCATGTTTACTCAGCAAAAATAA
- a CDS encoding FAD-dependent oxidoreductase, with the protein MRKIVIVGGVAGGASAAARARRLSEDAEIIMLERGPFISFANCGLPYHIGGDIEQRDALLLQTPESFKARFNVDVRVQHEVLSIDRQQKTVTIRDLINQQDYQESYDALVLSPGAAPIVPPIPGIQNARTFSLRNVPDMDKIIASIDNNKPKHATVVGGGFIGIEMAEALIQRGINTSLIELAPQIMAPVDPEMASPLHQELRHHGVDLRLGVALEAVFAPAGEETKEELANEDSEILQLRLSNGEVLETELLIMAIGVKPETTLAKLAGLELGELGGIKVNAKLQTSDPAIYAVGDAIEDPEFVTGDAALIPLAGPANRQGRMAANNIFGANEQYQRSQGTAICKIFDVAVASTGLNEKTLQRKGLDYNKVYVHAASHASYYPGAHPVTLKLLFHPESGVIYGAQATGKDGIDKRIDVLAVAQRAGMSVFDLQHLELTYAPPFGSAKDVINQAGFVAANSISGNTRLCHSDEINQASEQQLILDVRNPGELEKLGAIPGAVNIPVDQLRERINELPKDKEILVYCMVGLRGNVAYRQLVNHGFKAKNLTGGYKTWLAYQASH; encoded by the coding sequence ATGCGTAAGATTGTTATTGTGGGTGGTGTTGCCGGGGGCGCATCAGCTGCTGCTAGAGCTCGTCGTTTAAGCGAAGATGCTGAAATCATCATGTTAGAACGAGGGCCGTTTATTTCCTTTGCAAACTGTGGTCTTCCCTATCATATCGGTGGCGACATCGAGCAACGTGACGCCTTGCTATTACAGACCCCGGAAAGCTTTAAGGCACGTTTTAATGTTGATGTGCGGGTGCAGCACGAAGTATTGAGCATCGACCGCCAACAAAAAACCGTCACCATTCGTGACCTAATCAACCAACAAGATTACCAAGAAAGCTACGACGCCTTAGTGCTTAGCCCTGGCGCAGCACCCATTGTGCCGCCCATTCCTGGTATTCAAAATGCCCGTACCTTCTCGCTGCGTAATGTGCCCGATATGGACAAAATCATTGCCAGCATCGACAACAATAAGCCCAAACATGCCACCGTAGTGGGTGGTGGTTTTATTGGTATTGAAATGGCCGAAGCCTTAATCCAACGCGGCATTAATACCAGTTTGATAGAACTGGCTCCGCAAATTATGGCGCCGGTAGACCCAGAAATGGCCAGTCCCTTACACCAAGAGCTGCGCCATCACGGGGTAGATTTACGTCTAGGCGTAGCCTTAGAAGCGGTATTTGCCCCCGCCGGCGAAGAAACCAAAGAAGAACTCGCTAACGAAGACAGCGAAATACTGCAATTACGTTTAAGCAATGGCGAAGTGCTAGAAACCGAATTGCTGATCATGGCGATTGGGGTAAAACCCGAAACCACCCTCGCCAAGTTAGCCGGTTTGGAGCTAGGTGAACTGGGCGGTATTAAGGTGAACGCTAAGCTACAAACTTCTGATCCAGCGATTTATGCCGTGGGCGATGCCATTGAAGACCCAGAGTTTGTTACCGGTGACGCCGCCTTAATCCCCTTAGCGGGGCCGGCTAACCGCCAAGGCCGCATGGCGGCAAACAACATCTTTGGCGCGAACGAGCAATACCAACGCAGCCAAGGCACCGCCATTTGTAAGATTTTCGATGTCGCGGTGGCCTCTACTGGTTTAAATGAAAAAACCTTACAACGTAAAGGCTTAGACTACAACAAAGTGTATGTACACGCGGCCAGCCATGCCAGCTACTACCCGGGTGCTCATCCGGTCACTTTAAAATTGTTATTCCACCCAGAAAGCGGGGTGATTTATGGTGCTCAAGCCACTGGTAAAGATGGCATCGATAAACGTATCGACGTATTAGCGGTAGCGCAACGCGCCGGCATGAGTGTATTTGACTTACAACACCTAGAGCTGACCTACGCACCACCATTTGGTAGCGCTAAAGATGTCATTAACCAAGCCGGTTTTGTCGCAGCCAACAGCATTTCTGGCAATACTCGCCTGTGTCACAGTGACGAAATTAACCAAGCCAGCGAGCAGCAGCTCATTTTGGATGTGCGCAACCCCGGTGAGCTAGAAAAACTCGGTGCCATTCCCGGCGCGGTAAATATTCCGGTAGACCAACTCCGTGAGCGAATTAACGAGCTACCTAAAGACAAGGAGATCTTAGTTTACTGCATGGTGGGCTTACGCGGTAACGTGGCTTATCGTCAGTTGGTCAACCATGGCTTTAAGGCGAAAAACCTAACCGGAGGTTACAAAACCTGGTTAGCTTATCAAGCCAGCCATTAA
- a CDS encoding YeeE/YedE family protein, whose protein sequence is MHNFTPWSALLGGMLLGLSASLLLLLSGRTAGISGVLGGIFGSSKQEWPWRVAFIAAMAVSVLLTQPMGIAVPVIPDYSLSWVAMAGLAVGVGTQLANGCTSGHGICGIGRFSPRSIVATGVFMLTAILVVGASNYLGAAHV, encoded by the coding sequence ATGCATAACTTTACCCCATGGAGCGCCCTGTTGGGGGGCATGCTTTTGGGCTTGTCTGCGTCTTTATTACTGCTATTAAGTGGCAGAACAGCCGGCATTAGCGGTGTACTGGGTGGCATTTTTGGCTCTAGCAAACAAGAGTGGCCTTGGCGTGTGGCCTTTATTGCGGCTATGGCAGTGAGTGTTTTACTCACTCAACCGATGGGCATTGCCGTGCCGGTGATCCCTGATTACTCCTTATCTTGGGTAGCAATGGCCGGTTTAGCGGTGGGTGTTGGTACGCAATTGGCTAATGGCTGTACCAGTGGTCACGGTATTTGTGGCATCGGCCGTTTTTCGCCGCGCTCTATTGTCGCAACCGGAGTATTTATGCTTACCGCCATTTTGGTGGTGGGTGCGTCAAACTACTTGGGGGCGGCGCATGTATAA
- a CDS encoding YgaP family membrane protein, with protein MSLENVVRLFAGAMVLLSIALTHWVHPNFVWFTVFVGANLMQSSLTGFCPAAMIFKRLGFK; from the coding sequence ATGTCTTTGGAAAATGTAGTACGTCTGTTTGCTGGTGCCATGGTGTTGCTGTCCATTGCTCTTACTCATTGGGTTCATCCTAACTTTGTTTGGTTTACGGTATTTGTGGGTGCCAACCTGATGCAAAGCTCGCTCACCGGATTTTGCCCTGCGGCAATGATCTTTAAGCGACTCGGCTTTAAGTAG
- a CDS encoding lipase family protein, with the protein MRSATAELVQSDLGNNAVQLYTFGAPRVGLAGFASANTNRINMIYRCTHGADVVPKVPLWPFVHSPYKGFEFRLDAGQGINPSAHGMDPLAGAVPGYLTTARGEDWGSLQKAANGFLHPVRLDYDKRNQASYSNYWTERLSAALITLLKDTGYYSAVVLQGAISAGATLYDFIAQTLVKIADAGKTAASQVKGLLGHMLVFAGAASSIVKDLSYKTIRDIFNKMLKRLYRGVNEAINRVHLR; encoded by the coding sequence ATCAGATCCGCGACTGCTGAGTTAGTTCAATCTGATTTAGGAAACAACGCCGTGCAGTTGTATACCTTTGGCGCGCCTCGGGTCGGTTTGGCAGGTTTTGCTAGCGCTAATACTAATAGAATAAATATGATCTATCGTTGCACTCACGGAGCCGACGTGGTGCCTAAGGTGCCGCTTTGGCCTTTTGTGCATTCACCCTACAAAGGTTTTGAATTTCGTTTAGATGCTGGCCAAGGTATAAATCCTAGCGCCCATGGTATGGATCCTTTAGCTGGCGCGGTACCTGGTTATTTGACCACCGCGCGAGGAGAAGATTGGGGCTCTTTACAAAAAGCGGCCAATGGTTTTCTTCACCCTGTACGCCTAGATTACGATAAGCGTAATCAGGCTAGTTATAGTAACTATTGGACAGAGCGCTTAAGTGCAGCTCTCATTACCTTGCTTAAAGACACTGGTTATTATTCAGCAGTAGTGCTTCAAGGTGCGATTAGCGCTGGAGCTACGCTATACGATTTTATTGCTCAAACATTAGTTAAAATCGCTGATGCAGGTAAAACAGCGGCTTCACAAGTAAAAGGCTTACTGGGTCATATGCTGGTATTTGCGGGAGCAGCAAGTTCAATCGTAAAAGATTTAAGCTATAAAACAATTAGAGACATTTTTAACAAAATGCTTAAGCGTCTTTACCGCGGTGTAAATGAGGCGATTAATCGGGTACACCTCCGATAA
- a CDS encoding IS5 family transposase: MGKAKGNITNWKLYNSALKQRGSLTFWMDEKAIELWNNTERSGRRGRSHTYSDTAIATALMIKGVFKLPLRALEGFINSLFRLLKVDLKSPDYSCISKRAKTVEVNYRLPSQGQAAHLVIDATGLKVFGEGEWKVRKHGAEKRRVWRKLHMAVDAQSHQIVSAEVSMDWVHDSEVLPTLLRPLRRKVKAVSADGAYDTRQSYQEVQRKKAVALIPPRKNAGMWEAGHPRNVAVKALKQGELENWKRDNAYHLRSLSETAMYRFKQLLSDKLSLRCYNAQVGEIMAGVCALNKMSRLGMPARQLAE; this comes from the coding sequence ATGGGTAAAGCGAAAGGCAACATCACCAACTGGAAGCTGTACAACAGTGCACTGAAGCAACGCGGCTCATTGACCTTCTGGATGGATGAGAAAGCCATAGAACTATGGAATAACACTGAGCGCAGTGGTCGTCGAGGGCGCAGCCATACTTACAGTGACACCGCTATCGCAACTGCGCTGATGATTAAAGGCGTATTCAAGTTACCACTGCGTGCTCTTGAAGGCTTCATCAACTCATTGTTTCGCCTGCTCAAGGTCGACTTAAAATCTCCCGATTACAGTTGTATAAGCAAGCGAGCAAAGACTGTTGAAGTCAACTATCGCCTACCTAGCCAAGGTCAAGCGGCTCACCTCGTTATCGATGCTACAGGTCTTAAGGTGTTTGGCGAAGGAGAGTGGAAGGTGCGTAAACACGGCGCTGAAAAGCGTCGAGTCTGGCGAAAACTGCATATGGCAGTAGATGCCCAGAGCCATCAGATAGTGAGTGCTGAGGTCTCGATGGACTGGGTTCACGATAGTGAAGTGTTACCCACCTTGTTGAGACCGCTGCGGCGCAAAGTGAAAGCAGTAAGCGCTGATGGTGCCTATGACACACGGCAGAGCTATCAAGAAGTACAACGTAAGAAGGCTGTTGCACTAATCCCTCCACGCAAGAATGCAGGTATGTGGGAAGCGGGTCACCCACGGAACGTTGCAGTAAAAGCCTTGAAGCAAGGTGAGTTGGAAAACTGGAAACGGGACAATGCTTACCATCTTCGTTCACTATCGGAGACGGCGATGTATCGTTTCAAACAACTGCTTAGCGACAAGTTGAGTCTACGTTGTTACAACGCCCAAGTCGGCGAAATCATGGCCGGAGTGTGCGCGTTGAACAAAATGAGCAGGCTAGGTATGCCTGCTCGTCAGCTAGCTGAATAA
- a CDS encoding efflux RND transporter periplasmic adaptor subunit, whose protein sequence is MQGLLITLTALLMLAANPLQAQSNAEQSITVSAQTRPITVELDAVIEAVDAATLAAQTSGRVLNLYYDVNDFVEKDAVILEITRTQQSAAYAAAEAQLNQATAKNIEAQRHWQRLAKLYPQGAISKGQLDQAEADAKAAASAVNAAKASLIQAKETLDYTVVKAPFSGVVTQRHIHRGETISVGQALYSGYSLENMRAVANIPQRYLAMINSDTLFSLEQNGQMLQSQDYTLFSHADPQSHSFKIRLNLPNQAYQLYPGTWAKLSFSYGQRQQIWIPHSAVVQRNELSAVYRKTEQGYQLSQVRLGKVQGEQIQVLAGLEEGDEIALSAYQTLLNKE, encoded by the coding sequence ATGCAAGGTCTGCTGATTACATTAACCGCGCTGCTAATGTTAGCGGCCAACCCATTACAGGCACAAAGCAATGCCGAACAGAGCATAACCGTGAGTGCCCAAACTCGTCCCATTACAGTAGAACTAGATGCCGTCATCGAAGCTGTTGATGCCGCCACCCTAGCCGCTCAAACCTCTGGCCGAGTGCTTAACCTTTATTACGATGTTAACGACTTTGTCGAAAAAGATGCGGTAATACTAGAAATTACCCGTACCCAACAGTCTGCTGCTTATGCCGCCGCCGAAGCCCAGCTCAACCAAGCTACCGCAAAAAATATTGAGGCGCAGCGCCATTGGCAACGGCTCGCTAAACTGTATCCTCAAGGGGCCATCTCCAAAGGCCAACTTGACCAAGCCGAAGCCGATGCCAAAGCCGCGGCCAGTGCAGTAAACGCCGCCAAAGCCAGCCTCATTCAGGCCAAAGAAACCCTAGACTACACCGTGGTTAAAGCGCCCTTTTCCGGTGTGGTTACACAGCGCCACATTCATCGTGGCGAAACCATCAGTGTGGGCCAAGCGCTCTACTCTGGTTACTCCCTAGAAAACATGCGCGCGGTGGCGAATATTCCACAGCGCTACCTGGCGATGATCAACAGCGATACGCTATTTAGCCTTGAGCAAAACGGCCAAATGCTACAATCCCAAGACTACACCCTATTTAGCCATGCCGACCCACAGTCGCATTCCTTTAAAATTCGCCTTAACTTGCCCAATCAAGCCTACCAGCTTTATCCCGGCACGTGGGCCAAATTAAGCTTTAGTTATGGGCAACGCCAACAAATTTGGATCCCTCATTCGGCCGTGGTACAGCGCAATGAACTGAGCGCCGTCTACCGCAAAACCGAGCAGGGTTATCAACTCAGCCAAGTGCGTCTAGGTAAGGTGCAAGGCGAGCAAATACAAGTGCTTGCTGGCTTAGAAGAAGGCGATGAAATCGCATTGTCGGCCTACCAAACCCTACTAAACAAGGAGTAA
- a CDS encoding DUF6691 family protein, which translates to MRQTTWGRRMYKVIVGIITGLLFGLGMNISQMVDPNKVINFLDLAGNWDASLAFVIGGALLVFIPFYHFIIKPRSCAVNGDEYRCVSSKQAITKRLIIGSVIFGIGWGMVGICPGPAVASLLRGDVVIYWFFASMLIGHYASKQFFNSAKL; encoded by the coding sequence GTGCGTCAAACTACTTGGGGGCGGCGCATGTATAAGGTGATTGTGGGTATTATAACCGGCCTATTATTTGGCTTGGGCATGAACATTTCGCAAATGGTTGACCCAAACAAAGTGATTAATTTTCTCGACCTAGCCGGTAACTGGGACGCCAGCCTAGCCTTTGTGATTGGCGGGGCGCTATTGGTGTTTATCCCTTTCTATCACTTCATTATTAAGCCGCGTAGCTGCGCTGTTAATGGTGATGAATACCGCTGTGTCTCTAGCAAGCAGGCGATTACCAAACGCTTGATCATTGGTTCGGTGATCTTCGGCATCGGCTGGGGCATGGTGGGTATTTGCCCTGGGCCAGCTGTGGCTAGTCTATTACGTGGTGATGTGGTGATTTACTGGTTTTTCGCCAGCATGTTAATAGGCCATTATGCCAGCAAGCAGTTCTTTAATAGCGCCAAGTTATAA
- a CDS encoding ArsR/SmtB family transcription factor, which translates to MQDILAMRENAQLVSDLLKTIAHPDRLVVLCLLSDGEMGVTELRHHSQNSQSAFSQHLKVLRESHLVKVRKEAQNVYYSLAEPRIKRLLDSLQQQFCS; encoded by the coding sequence ATGCAGGACATATTAGCAATGCGTGAAAACGCACAGTTAGTCAGTGATTTGCTAAAAACCATTGCGCATCCAGACCGTTTAGTGGTGCTGTGTTTGCTTAGCGACGGTGAAATGGGCGTAACAGAATTGCGCCACCATAGCCAAAATAGCCAGTCGGCTTTTTCTCAGCACTTAAAGGTGCTGCGTGAGAGCCATTTGGTAAAAGTGCGCAAAGAAGCCCAAAACGTGTATTACTCCTTGGCCGAGCCTCGGATAAAGCGTTTGTTGGATAGTTTACAGCAGCAATTCTGCTCCTAA